The following coding sequences are from one Mycobacterium bourgelatii window:
- a CDS encoding RNA-binding protein codes for MSTVVVDAVEHLVRGIVDNPDDVRVDLVTSRRGRTVEVHVHPDDLGKVIGRGGRTATALRTLVAGIGGRGIRVDVVDTDQ; via the coding sequence ATGAGCACCGTCGTTGTAGACGCCGTTGAGCATCTGGTCCGCGGAATCGTGGACAACCCTGACGATGTGCGGGTGGATCTGGTGACGAGCCGCCGGGGGCGCACGGTCGAAGTTCACGTGCACCCGGATGACTTGGGCAAGGTGATCGGGCGCGGCGGACGTACCGCGACCGCGTTGCGCACGTTGGTCGCCGGCATCGGCGGCCGCGGTATCCGCGTCGACGTGGTGGACACCGACCAATAA
- the rimM gene encoding ribosome maturation factor RimM (Essential for efficient processing of 16S rRNA) gives MELVVGRVVKAHGVTGEVVVEVRTDDPDSRFAPGTRLRAKKGRNARGGPAEERSYVVDSARDHGARLLVRLAGVTDRDTADALRGSLFVIDSGELPPIDEPDTYYDHQLEGLRVRTVAGEDIGVVAEVLHTAAGELLSVRRPDGGPEVLVPFVGAIVTSVSLDEGTLEIDPPDGLLDLG, from the coding sequence ATGGAGCTGGTAGTCGGGCGCGTGGTGAAGGCGCACGGCGTCACCGGCGAGGTCGTCGTCGAGGTACGCACCGACGACCCGGACTCGCGGTTCGCGCCGGGCACCAGGCTGCGCGCCAAAAAGGGCCGCAACGCCCGCGGCGGTCCGGCGGAGGAGCGGAGTTATGTCGTCGACAGCGCCCGCGACCACGGTGCACGGCTGTTGGTGCGATTGGCCGGAGTAACCGACCGGGACACCGCGGATGCATTGCGTGGCAGCCTGTTCGTCATCGATTCCGGCGAGCTGCCGCCCATCGACGAACCTGACACTTACTACGACCACCAGCTCGAGGGCCTGCGGGTGCGCACGGTGGCGGGGGAGGACATCGGCGTCGTCGCCGAGGTGTTGCACACCGCAGCCGGCGAATTGCTGTCGGTCCGACGTCCAGACGGAGGCCCAGAAGTCTTGGTGCCCTTCGTCGGTGCGATTGTCACATCGGTGTCGCTTGACGAGGGCACGCTCGAGATCGACCCGCCCGACGGTCTGCTGGACCTGGGTTAG
- a CDS encoding TetR/AcrR family transcriptional regulator, which translates to MARTQQQRREETVARLLQASIDTIIEFGYARASAAVVTKRAGVSVGALFRHFETMGDFMAATASEVLRRQIETFTKQITEIPADKPALEAALAILRDITAGPVNAVLYELMMAARTDEKLKATLQQELFQYRAKMYDAAKAMPGTESIPEDTLPVLVTLLTNVFDGAAVVEGVLPQPDIAERRIPVLTTLLTAAWPRTGDEGD; encoded by the coding sequence ATGGCCAGGACTCAACAGCAACGCCGCGAAGAAACCGTCGCCAGGCTGCTTCAGGCGTCCATCGACACGATCATCGAATTTGGCTACGCGCGGGCGTCGGCCGCGGTGGTCACCAAGCGCGCGGGCGTCTCGGTCGGGGCGTTGTTCCGCCACTTCGAGACGATGGGTGACTTCATGGCCGCCACGGCGTCCGAAGTGTTACGCCGCCAGATAGAGACGTTCACCAAGCAGATCACCGAAATACCGGCCGACAAGCCGGCGCTGGAAGCGGCACTGGCCATCCTGCGTGACATCACCGCCGGCCCCGTCAACGCGGTGCTCTACGAGCTGATGATGGCCGCGCGCACCGACGAAAAGCTCAAAGCCACTCTGCAACAAGAACTTTTCCAGTATCGGGCGAAGATGTACGACGCCGCCAAGGCGATGCCTGGGACCGAAAGCATCCCCGAGGACACGCTTCCGGTGCTGGTGACGTTGCTGACCAACGTCTTCGACGGCGCCGCCGTCGTGGAGGGTGTGCTGCCGCAGCCGGACATCGCCGAGCGCAGGATCCCGGTGTTGACCACGCTGCTCACCGCCGCGTGGCCAAGGACCGGCGACGAGGGCGATTAG
- a CDS encoding N-acyl-D-amino-acid deacylase family protein, with translation MYVRFAPGDDQEEAVSYDVIIRDGLWFDGTGAAPQVRNLGIRDGVVATVSVKPLDETGCPEVIDAAGKWVVPGFIDVHTHYDAEILLDPGLRESVRHGVTTVLLGNCSLSTVYADTEDAADLFSRVEAVPRKFVLGALANAKTWSTAAEYIEAIDALPLGPNVSSLLGHSDLRTAVLGLERATDDTVRPTEAELAKMEKLLEEALDAGMLGMSGMDAAIDKLDGDRFRSRALPSTFATWRERRRLINVLRKRRRMLQSAPDVDSPTSALMFFLTSSRILNRRKGVRMSMLVSADAKSMPLAVHVFGRGTRLLNKLLGASVRFQHLPVPFELYSDGIDLPVFEEFGAGTAALHLRDEIERNELLADESYRRWFRREFDRKKLGPSLWHRDFHDAVIVECPDKSLIGKSFGAIADERGLHPLDTFLDVLVENGERNVRWTTVVGNHRPRQLNKLAADPSIHMGFSDAGAHLRNMAFYNYALRLLRRTRDADRAGQPFLTVERAVHRLTGEVAEWFGVNAGTLRQGDRADFVIVDPTHLDDSVDSYHEEEVPFYGGLRRMVNRNDETVVATGVNGVVVFRGGPSGGEFREGYGQTVKSGRYLRAGEREQRALSLSA, from the coding sequence ATCTATGTTAGGTTCGCTCCAGGCGACGACCAGGAGGAAGCAGTGAGCTACGACGTGATCATTCGGGATGGCCTGTGGTTCGACGGCACCGGCGCAGCGCCGCAAGTGCGGAACCTGGGTATCCGCGACGGCGTGGTGGCCACCGTGTCGGTCAAGCCGCTTGACGAAACCGGTTGCCCGGAGGTGATCGACGCGGCGGGGAAGTGGGTCGTGCCCGGTTTCATCGATGTGCACACCCACTACGACGCCGAGATCCTGCTCGACCCCGGCCTGCGGGAGTCGGTGCGCCACGGCGTCACCACCGTCCTGTTGGGCAACTGCTCGCTGTCGACGGTCTACGCCGACACCGAAGATGCCGCCGACCTGTTCAGCCGGGTGGAAGCGGTGCCGCGCAAATTCGTTCTTGGCGCACTGGCGAACGCCAAAACGTGGTCGACGGCCGCCGAATACATCGAAGCGATCGACGCCCTGCCGTTGGGCCCCAATGTCAGTTCCCTACTTGGTCATTCGGACTTGCGCACCGCGGTGTTAGGACTGGAGCGCGCCACCGACGACACCGTGCGGCCCACCGAAGCCGAGCTGGCGAAGATGGAGAAACTGCTCGAAGAGGCGCTCGACGCCGGCATGCTCGGCATGTCCGGGATGGACGCGGCGATCGACAAGCTCGACGGCGACCGTTTCCGGTCGCGCGCCCTGCCGTCGACCTTCGCGACGTGGCGGGAACGGCGCCGGTTGATCAACGTGTTGCGCAAGCGCCGTCGGATGCTGCAGAGCGCACCCGACGTCGACAGCCCGACTTCGGCACTGATGTTCTTCTTGACCAGCAGCCGGATTCTGAACCGCCGCAAGGGGGTTCGGATGAGCATGCTGGTGTCGGCCGACGCCAAGTCAATGCCGCTGGCGGTCCACGTCTTCGGACGCGGCACCCGTCTGCTCAACAAGCTGCTAGGCGCCAGTGTGCGGTTCCAGCATCTTCCGGTTCCGTTCGAGCTGTACTCCGACGGCATCGACCTACCGGTCTTCGAAGAGTTCGGTGCGGGAACAGCGGCGTTGCATCTGCGCGACGAGATCGAGCGCAACGAGTTGCTGGCCGACGAGTCCTACCGGCGTTGGTTCCGCCGGGAATTCGACCGCAAGAAGCTGGGGCCGTCGCTGTGGCATCGCGACTTCCACGACGCGGTGATCGTTGAGTGCCCCGATAAGTCGTTGATTGGCAAGAGCTTTGGGGCCATCGCCGACGAGCGCGGCTTGCATCCGCTGGACACTTTCCTCGATGTCCTGGTGGAAAACGGCGAGCGCAACGTGCGGTGGACGACCGTCGTCGGCAACCACCGACCCAGGCAACTCAACAAGCTCGCGGCCGACCCAAGCATCCACATGGGCTTCTCCGACGCCGGAGCACACCTGCGCAACATGGCCTTCTACAACTACGCCCTGCGGTTGCTGCGGCGCACGCGTGACGCCGACCGCGCCGGCCAGCCGTTCCTGACCGTCGAGCGTGCGGTGCATCGCCTGACCGGTGAAGTGGCCGAGTGGTTCGGCGTCAACGCAGGCACTTTGCGCCAAGGTGACCGTGCGGACTTCGTGATCGTCGATCCGACTCACCTGGACGACTCGGTGGACAGCTACCACGAGGAGGAGGTGCCGTTCTACGGCGGCTTGCGGCGCATGGTCAACCGCAACGACGAAACCGTGGTCGCGACGGGTGTCAATGGCGTCGTGGTGTTCCGCGGTGGCCCGTCTGGCGGTGAATTCCGCGAGGGCTACGGGCAGACCGTGAAGTCCGGCCGTTACCTTCGCGCGGGCGAGCGCGAACAGCGCGCGCTGAGCCTGTCGGCCTGA
- a CDS encoding D-alanyl-D-alanine carboxypeptidase family protein gives MRKLMASAAALFTIALPGVASPVANADVDVQPVGTAPIPDGPAQTWIVADLDSGQVLAGRDQDAVHPPASTIKVLLSLVVLDELNMNDTVVADVADTQVECNCVGVKAGHTYTTRELLDGLLLVSGNDAANTLAHMLGGQDAAVAKMNAKAASLGATSTYAASPSGLDGPTGPGASTAHDLAAIFRAAMGNPLFAQITAEPSAVFPGEGGDHVIVNQDELLHRYPGAIGGKTGYTQAARKTFVGAASRGGRRLVIAMMYGLVKEGGPTYWDQAANLFDWGFAQSPQASIGVL, from the coding sequence ATGCGGAAACTGATGGCATCAGCCGCGGCGTTGTTCACCATCGCCCTGCCCGGCGTCGCCAGCCCTGTTGCGAACGCGGACGTCGATGTGCAGCCTGTGGGCACCGCGCCGATACCGGACGGCCCTGCGCAGACCTGGATCGTGGCCGATCTCGACAGCGGCCAGGTGCTCGCCGGGCGTGACCAAGATGCCGTCCACCCGCCCGCGAGCACGATCAAGGTGCTGTTGTCCCTCGTGGTGCTCGACGAACTGAACATGAACGACACCGTCGTCGCCGACGTCGCCGACACCCAGGTCGAATGCAACTGCGTCGGCGTCAAAGCCGGCCACACTTACACCACTCGCGAATTGCTCGACGGCCTGCTGCTGGTTTCCGGTAACGACGCCGCCAACACGCTGGCGCACATGCTGGGCGGCCAGGACGCCGCCGTCGCCAAGATGAATGCCAAGGCGGCGTCACTGGGAGCGACGAGCACCTACGCGGCCAGTCCCTCGGGACTGGACGGCCCCACCGGTCCAGGGGCCTCGACCGCGCACGACCTGGCCGCCATCTTCCGCGCCGCGATGGGTAACCCGCTGTTCGCGCAGATCACCGCCGAACCATCGGCGGTGTTCCCCGGCGAAGGGGGCGACCATGTGATCGTCAACCAGGATGAGCTGCTGCACCGGTATCCCGGGGCGATCGGCGGCAAGACGGGCTACACCCAGGCCGCACGCAAGACGTTCGTCGGTGCCGCTTCCCGCGGTGGCCGCCGGCTGGTGATCGCCATGATGTACGGACTGGTGAAAGAAGGCGGGCCCACCTACTGGGACCAGGCCGCGAACCTGTTCGACTGGGGATTCGCGCAGAGCCCACAGGCCAGCATCGGCGTCCTCTAA
- a CDS encoding GAF and ANTAR domain-containing protein yields the protein MQELEEVAAEESPTGGPKADPATVFAALAEIIYQGSDASQMYAALCIAATLIVPGCDHASLLVRTDDRYVTVGASDRLAQHVDDLERRAGDGPCIDAIEEETPQIEPDLTKASAWPHFSRSLLEETPVRGAMGFRLLIDKRKGAALNLFSDAPNRFNNESAGRAAVLAAFASVAINAIAKGEDAASLRQGLFSNREIGKAVGMLMLLHNVNENEAFDLLRRHSQSLNIKLADVARKVVEGGGQLPANSNN from the coding sequence ATCCAGGAGCTCGAGGAGGTGGCCGCCGAGGAGTCACCTACCGGCGGTCCCAAAGCCGACCCGGCAACGGTCTTCGCTGCGTTAGCCGAAATTATCTATCAGGGGTCGGACGCGTCCCAGATGTACGCAGCGCTGTGCATCGCTGCGACCCTGATCGTTCCGGGATGCGACCACGCCAGCCTGCTGGTACGCACGGACGACCGCTACGTCACGGTCGGGGCCAGCGACCGGCTGGCACAGCACGTCGATGACCTGGAACGGCGGGCCGGGGACGGCCCGTGCATCGACGCGATCGAGGAAGAAACCCCGCAGATCGAGCCGGACCTGACGAAAGCCAGCGCGTGGCCCCACTTTTCGAGGAGCCTGCTGGAAGAGACGCCCGTGCGCGGCGCCATGGGGTTCCGGCTGTTGATCGACAAGCGCAAGGGCGCCGCCCTCAACCTGTTCAGCGATGCCCCCAACCGGTTCAACAACGAATCGGCGGGGCGGGCGGCGGTGCTGGCGGCCTTCGCCAGCGTGGCCATCAACGCCATTGCCAAGGGCGAGGATGCCGCCAGCCTGCGACAGGGCTTGTTCAGCAACCGCGAGATCGGCAAGGCGGTGGGCATGCTGATGTTGCTGCACAACGTCAACGAGAACGAGGCGTTCGACCTGCTGCGCCGCCACTCTCAGAGCTTGAACATCAAGCTGGCCGACGTCGCCCGCAAGGTCGTCGAAGGCGGCGGCCAACTGCCAGCCAACAGCAACAATTAG
- a CDS encoding DUF2469 domain-containing protein: MSAEDLEKYETEMELSLYREYKDIVGQFSYVVETERRFYLANSVEMVPRNADGEVYFELRLADAWVWDMYRPARFVKQVRVVTFKDVNIEEVEKPELRLPD; encoded by the coding sequence ATGAGCGCAGAAGATCTCGAAAAATATGAAACCGAGATGGAGCTCTCGCTATACCGCGAATACAAGGACATCGTCGGTCAATTCAGCTACGTCGTAGAAACCGAGCGGCGCTTCTACCTGGCCAACAGTGTCGAGATGGTGCCGCGGAACGCCGACGGCGAGGTGTACTTCGAATTGCGGTTGGCCGACGCCTGGGTGTGGGACATGTACCGGCCGGCGCGCTTCGTCAAGCAGGTGCGGGTGGTCACCTTCAAGGACGTCAACATCGAAGAAGTAGAGAAGCCCGAGCTTCGCCTGCCCGACTAA
- the lepB gene encoding signal peptidase I: protein MTETTDSPSERRPGESEPADEAGTEGKEGKVEEPSVEAAKNDTKDESKPQKSKLREFATLTAIALVLYYVMLTFVARPYLIPSESMEPTLHGCSTCVGDRIMVDKLTYRFSSPKPGDVIVFKGPPSWNLGYHSIRSKNPAVRWVQNVLSVIGFVPPDENDLVKRVIAVGGQTVQCRADTGLTVDGKPVKEPYLDRATIGDHGLDRGGNPDALLCQYMGRDWGPVVVPSGRLWVMGDNRSHSSDSRAHCVTSPTDTLAHVLCTGDPESGTVPVDNVIGKARFIVWPPSRWGGVSAINPQQGQ from the coding sequence GTGACCGAAACCACCGACTCCCCATCGGAGCGCCGGCCCGGCGAGTCCGAGCCAGCGGACGAGGCCGGCACGGAAGGCAAGGAAGGCAAGGTCGAGGAGCCTTCGGTCGAAGCGGCCAAGAACGACACGAAAGACGAGTCGAAGCCGCAGAAGTCGAAGCTACGTGAATTCGCGACGCTGACGGCCATCGCGCTGGTGTTGTACTACGTCATGCTGACGTTCGTCGCGCGTCCCTACCTGATCCCGTCGGAGTCGATGGAACCCACGCTGCACGGGTGCTCGACGTGTGTCGGTGACCGCATCATGGTCGACAAGCTCACCTACCGCTTCAGCTCGCCCAAGCCCGGTGACGTGATCGTCTTCAAAGGTCCGCCGTCGTGGAACCTTGGCTACCACTCGATTCGCTCAAAGAACCCCGCGGTGCGCTGGGTGCAGAACGTACTGTCGGTGATCGGCTTTGTCCCACCCGACGAGAACGACTTGGTGAAGCGTGTCATCGCGGTCGGCGGGCAGACGGTGCAGTGCCGGGCTGACACCGGCCTGACGGTCGACGGGAAGCCGGTCAAGGAGCCGTACTTGGATCGGGCCACCATCGGCGACCATGGTCTTGACCGCGGCGGTAACCCGGACGCGTTGCTCTGTCAGTACATGGGCCGCGACTGGGGACCCGTAGTCGTCCCGTCTGGGCGGCTATGGGTGATGGGTGACAACCGAAGCCATTCATCAGATTCCCGCGCCCATTGCGTCACTTCGCCGACAGACACACTGGCGCACGTCTTGTGCACAGGTGATCCGGAGTCGGGCACCGTGCCGGTGGACAACGTCATCGGCAAGGCCAGGTTCATCGTGTGGCCGCCGTCGCGCTGGGGTGGTGTATCCGCGATCAACCCGCAGCAGGGTCAGTAG
- the rpsP gene encoding 30S ribosomal protein S16 gives MAVKIKLTRLGKIRNPQYRIAVADARTRRDGRSIEVIGRYHPKEEPSLIEINSERAQYWLSVGAQPTEPVLKLLKITGDWQKFKGLPGAEGRLKVKPPKPSKLELFNAALAAAEGGPTTEAAKPKKKSGGKKAKADDSAPEAAAESAEAPAEAEKSESTESAESKES, from the coding sequence ATGGCTGTAAAGATCAAGCTCACTCGGCTTGGCAAGATCCGCAACCCCCAGTACCGAATCGCCGTCGCTGACGCGCGCACCCGCCGCGACGGCCGCTCGATCGAGGTCATCGGCCGGTACCACCCGAAGGAAGAGCCGAGCCTCATCGAGATCAACTCCGAGCGCGCCCAGTACTGGCTGTCCGTGGGTGCCCAGCCCACCGAGCCCGTCTTGAAGCTGCTGAAGATCACCGGTGACTGGCAGAAGTTCAAGGGTCTGCCCGGCGCCGAGGGCCGGTTGAAGGTCAAGCCCCCCAAGCCCAGCAAGCTGGAGCTGTTCAACGCCGCGCTGGCTGCTGCCGAGGGCGGGCCCACAACTGAGGCCGCGAAGCCGAAGAAGAAGTCCGGCGGTAAGAAGGCCAAGGCCGACGACTCCGCTCCCGAGGCTGCCGCAGAGTCGGCGGAGGCCCCGGCAGAGGCTGAGAAGTCTGAGTCGACCGAGTCGGCTGAGTCCAAGGAAAGCTGA
- a CDS encoding serine/threonine-protein kinase, which produces MGLASGATFAGYTVVRMLAATATGETYVVQRTGLSGQQTLKVLPPAMSADSEFRQRFLAETNYVTNLDHPNILDVYDRGEFDGQLWVAMDYVDAVDAVQLMADRFPAVLPVDEVLSIVTAVADALDYAHRRGLLHRDVNPANILLTNPGSGERRILLSDFGITRPPEQLAEYAAPELIAGSEIDARTDQYALAATAMQLLTGAPPVDRSHPVLSQLDELRPDLAGLNGVLARAFAAHPGDRYASCGEFAASLNELAGAATSGDIAPAPDPYIAKPATADVVNYPVYDWPETADFSPQFAPTTPPTPPLPPTPPANPQPLGPTPRTLRPRRIMAGSAAAVMVLGGLLFAGIEIGRKTVSTTDQASSTPPSASASPQAPSTTAPAGGPAPLDGTYRIEIQRSKQTFDFILSPQYPDITTWWAIRTSCRPAGCLAAATMLDEDNHAQAVPNIRPIVFEYRDGQWRSRPEKVQFACVHVNGTESTESTTQVLSLRPQPLGELVGEMVVTVHTDECGQGGKVVRIPAVVTRSADVPPAVVVPDLGLIPNAPGNNPTPTATPPAPSAPPSGPGR; this is translated from the coding sequence ATGGGGTTGGCCAGCGGTGCGACCTTCGCTGGTTACACCGTCGTACGAATGCTCGCTGCCACGGCAACGGGCGAGACCTACGTGGTCCAGCGGACGGGACTGTCCGGGCAGCAGACGCTGAAGGTCCTGCCGCCGGCCATGTCCGCCGACTCTGAATTTCGTCAGCGATTCCTGGCCGAGACGAACTACGTCACCAACCTGGATCACCCGAACATCCTGGACGTGTACGACCGTGGTGAATTCGACGGCCAGTTGTGGGTCGCCATGGACTACGTCGATGCCGTGGACGCCGTGCAACTCATGGCCGACCGGTTCCCGGCGGTCCTGCCGGTCGACGAGGTGCTCTCCATTGTCACCGCCGTGGCGGACGCGCTCGATTACGCCCACCGCCGCGGCCTGTTGCACCGCGATGTCAACCCCGCCAACATCCTGCTGACCAATCCCGGCTCCGGAGAGCGGCGAATCCTGTTGAGTGACTTCGGGATAACGCGCCCTCCTGAGCAATTGGCCGAATACGCCGCGCCTGAACTGATTGCGGGCAGCGAAATCGATGCCCGCACCGACCAATACGCGCTGGCCGCCACCGCGATGCAGCTACTCACCGGGGCCCCGCCCGTCGATCGCTCCCATCCGGTCCTATCTCAACTGGACGAGCTGCGTCCGGACTTGGCTGGCCTCAACGGCGTCCTCGCCCGAGCGTTCGCGGCACACCCCGGTGATCGCTACGCGAGTTGCGGCGAATTCGCTGCCTCGCTCAATGAGTTGGCCGGAGCGGCGACCAGCGGTGACATCGCGCCCGCCCCCGATCCCTACATCGCAAAGCCGGCGACCGCCGATGTTGTCAACTATCCGGTCTATGACTGGCCCGAAACCGCTGACTTCTCACCGCAATTCGCCCCGACGACACCGCCGACACCGCCGTTACCCCCGACGCCACCGGCGAACCCGCAACCGCTCGGGCCGACGCCCCGAACCCTCCGACCGCGCAGGATCATGGCCGGTTCGGCGGCGGCCGTGATGGTTCTCGGCGGCCTGTTGTTCGCCGGGATCGAGATCGGGCGCAAGACCGTCTCCACCACTGACCAAGCGAGTAGCACACCCCCGAGCGCTTCGGCTAGTCCCCAAGCCCCCTCAACCACTGCGCCGGCCGGTGGCCCAGCGCCATTGGACGGCACCTACCGCATCGAGATCCAACGCTCCAAGCAAACCTTCGACTTCATCCTGAGCCCGCAGTACCCGGACATAACTACCTGGTGGGCAATCCGGACCTCGTGCCGACCAGCGGGATGCCTGGCAGCCGCAACCATGCTCGACGAGGACAACCACGCCCAAGCGGTCCCCAACATCAGGCCGATCGTCTTCGAATACCGCGACGGTCAGTGGCGGTCGCGGCCGGAAAAAGTGCAGTTCGCCTGCGTCCATGTCAATGGAACGGAGAGCACCGAGTCCACGACGCAGGTGTTGTCGCTGCGGCCGCAACCGCTGGGTGAGTTGGTCGGGGAGATGGTTGTCACCGTGCACACCGATGAGTGCGGTCAAGGGGGGAAGGTCGTTCGGATTCCGGCGGTGGTGACCCGCAGTGCCGATGTGCCGCCTGCGGTGGTTGTGCCTGATCTCGGGCTTATCCCCAACGCCCCCGGCAACAACCCGACGCCGACGGCGACCCCACCGGCGCCATCCGCTCCACCCTCGGGGCCTGGCCGCTGA
- a CDS encoding nuclear transport factor 2 family protein, with amino-acid sequence MLSLAEISDRLEIQQLLVDYSTAIDQRRFDDLDKVFTPDAYIDYTALGGIEGHYPEVKKWLSEVLPNFPVYSHMLGNFDVRIAGDTASSRVICFNPMVLPGEKDQILFCGLWYDDEFVRTPEGWRMTRRVESKTFQKLL; translated from the coding sequence ATGCTCAGCCTGGCCGAAATTTCCGACCGTCTCGAGATCCAGCAACTACTCGTCGACTACTCCACGGCAATTGACCAGCGCCGCTTCGACGACCTGGACAAGGTGTTCACGCCGGATGCCTACATCGACTACACGGCATTGGGCGGAATCGAGGGGCATTACCCCGAGGTCAAGAAGTGGCTTTCGGAAGTACTGCCCAACTTCCCGGTGTATTCGCACATGCTGGGCAACTTCGACGTGCGCATCGCCGGCGACACCGCTTCGTCCCGGGTGATCTGCTTCAACCCGATGGTGCTGCCAGGGGAGAAGGACCAGATCCTGTTCTGCGGCCTCTGGTACGACGACGAATTCGTCCGCACCCCCGAAGGATGGCGGATGACGCGGCGGGTCGAGAGCAAGACCTTCCAGAAGCTGCTCTAG
- the trmD gene encoding tRNA (guanosine(37)-N1)-methyltransferase TrmD — protein sequence MRIDVVTIFPACLDPLRQSLPGKAIASGVVDLRVHNLRDWTHDVHHSVDDAPYGGGPGMVMRAPVWGEALDEICSDETLLIVPTPSGVLFNQSTAQRWSGESHLVFACGRYEGIDQRVVEDAARRMRVEEVSIGDYVLPGGESAAVVMIEAVVRLLVGVLGNPASLEDDSHSPGLDRLLEGPTYTRPTSWRGLDVPEILLSGDHAKIAAWRREVSLQRTRERRPDLLRSDPSEKSS from the coding sequence ATGAGGATCGACGTCGTCACCATTTTCCCGGCATGCCTGGATCCGCTGCGACAGTCATTGCCGGGCAAGGCAATTGCGTCTGGGGTGGTCGACCTGCGGGTGCACAACCTGCGGGATTGGACGCACGATGTGCACCATTCGGTGGACGACGCTCCGTACGGGGGTGGCCCGGGGATGGTGATGAGGGCGCCGGTGTGGGGCGAAGCGCTCGACGAAATCTGTTCCGACGAAACGCTGTTGATCGTTCCGACCCCTTCCGGTGTGTTGTTCAACCAGTCCACGGCGCAGCGGTGGAGCGGCGAGTCGCACCTGGTGTTTGCCTGCGGGCGTTACGAGGGCATCGATCAGCGGGTCGTCGAGGATGCCGCACGCCGGATGCGCGTCGAGGAGGTCTCGATCGGCGACTACGTGTTGCCCGGCGGCGAGTCGGCTGCGGTGGTGATGATCGAGGCAGTGGTGCGGTTGTTGGTCGGAGTGCTGGGCAATCCCGCGTCGCTAGAAGATGATTCGCATTCTCCGGGCCTGGATCGGCTGTTGGAAGGGCCCACCTACACCCGGCCCACGAGTTGGCGTGGGCTCGACGTTCCGGAGATCCTGCTGTCCGGCGACCATGCCAAAATCGCCGCCTGGCGTCGGGAGGTTTCGCTGCAACGCACCCGGGAACGTCGGCCGGATCTGCTCAGATCCGACCCTTCGGAAAAATCGTCTTGA
- the rplS gene encoding 50S ribosomal protein L19, giving the protein MNRLDFVDKASLRDDIPAFSPGDTINVHVKVIEGAKERIQVFKGVVIRRSGGGVRETFTVRKESYGVGVERTFPVHSPNIDHIEVITRGDVRRAKLYYLRELRGKKAKIKEKR; this is encoded by the coding sequence ATGAACAGGCTGGACTTCGTCGATAAGGCGTCGCTGCGCGACGACATCCCGGCCTTCAGTCCGGGCGACACGATCAACGTGCACGTCAAAGTGATCGAAGGCGCCAAGGAACGTATCCAGGTCTTCAAGGGCGTGGTGATCCGCCGGTCCGGCGGAGGCGTCCGCGAGACCTTCACCGTCCGCAAGGAAAGCTACGGCGTCGGCGTCGAACGCACCTTCCCGGTGCATTCGCCGAACATTGACCACATCGAGGTCATCACCCGCGGCGACGTGCGTCGCGCCAAGCTGTACTACTTGCGTGAACTCCGTGGCAAGAAGGCCAAGATCAAGGAAAAGCGCTGA